In Paenibacillus algicola, a genomic segment contains:
- a CDS encoding DUF5665 domain-containing protein — protein sequence MNTEEEKVSRMYQLTVSMAQQLEKSRIQEYTQLLHRPWKLVGLNLLAGTARGIGIAIGFTFFAATIIYLLQALGALNLPIVGDYIADIVQIVQRQLELR from the coding sequence CTGAACACGGAAGAAGAAAAGGTCAGCCGGATGTACCAGCTGACCGTAAGCATGGCGCAGCAGCTGGAGAAATCCCGGATTCAGGAATATACGCAGCTGCTGCACCGCCCCTGGAAGCTGGTAGGCTTAAACCTGCTTGCCGGTACAGCCCGGGGAATCGGGATTGCGATTGGATTTACTTTTTTTGCGGCGACGATTATTTATCTGCTTCAGGCACTGGGTGCCTTAAATCTTCCAATTGTCGGGGATTATATAGCAGATATTGTACAGATTGTTCAGCGCCAGCTGGAGCTGCGATAG
- a CDS encoding TraR/DksA C4-type zinc finger protein, whose amino-acid sequence MPHLSNAQLQELRSQLLERKQELERLNASHNHGLSISERDTTGELSHIDNHPGDLATELYEREKDLGLQDRAELELERVMTSLEHMEDGTYGICVICRQPIPFQRLQAVPDTQYCKEDSPRDMPSQRRPVEEQVLYPPFGRSSLDEHEYSGFDGEDTLQTLESMGSSNTPAMAEDREVHSYNDMDYEENDDLGGFVELYENFVATNIDGTETFVVRGPHYDSYIEQGEGSYLLDPGSREDADYE is encoded by the coding sequence ATGCCGCATCTCAGCAATGCCCAGCTTCAGGAGCTTCGCAGCCAGCTTCTAGAACGCAAGCAAGAGCTGGAGCGATTGAACGCCAGCCATAATCATGGTCTTAGCATTTCGGAAAGGGATACTACCGGAGAGCTGTCCCATATCGATAACCATCCCGGGGATTTGGCTACAGAGCTCTATGAGCGTGAAAAGGACCTTGGCCTTCAAGATCGTGCCGAGCTGGAGCTCGAGCGCGTCATGACTTCCCTTGAGCACATGGAGGACGGCACATACGGGATCTGTGTCATTTGCAGGCAGCCGATTCCGTTTCAGCGTCTGCAGGCCGTTCCAGACACCCAGTATTGCAAAGAAGATTCTCCCCGCGATATGCCATCACAGCGCCGTCCAGTCGAAGAGCAGGTGCTTTATCCGCCTTTTGGAAGATCCAGTCTCGATGAGCACGAATACTCCGGATTTGACGGTGAGGATACACTGCAAACTCTCGAGAGTATGGGCAGCTCCAATACACCGGCGATGGCAGAAGATCGCGAGGTGCACAGCTATAACGATATGGATTATGAAGAAAATGATGATCTTGGCGGATTTGTCGAGCTCTACGAGAACTTTGTTGCGACCAATATAGACGGCACCGAAACCTTTGTGGTACGCGGACCTCATTACGACAGCTATATAGAACAAGGTGAAGGAAGCTACCTGCTGGATCCCGGCAGCCGGGAAGACGCTGACTATGAATGA
- the lspA gene encoding signal peptidase II, with product MMYYLIALIVFLIDQGTKYLIASRLALGEQIPVIGDFFLITSSRNRGAAFGILQNQLWFFIVVTSLVVIGIIWYMQKVKSEGRRLLPVALSLVLGGALGNFIDRLVMGEVVDFLQFNFGSYTFPIFNIADSCIVIGVGLILLDTFMEGKREQEAQQSSSSSTNQEGQS from the coding sequence GTGATGTATTATTTGATTGCCTTAATTGTGTTCCTTATCGATCAGGGAACGAAATATTTGATCGCTAGCCGTCTGGCGCTGGGAGAGCAAATTCCCGTCATTGGCGACTTTTTCTTAATTACGTCCAGCCGAAATCGCGGCGCTGCGTTTGGTATTTTGCAGAATCAGCTGTGGTTCTTTATCGTGGTTACCTCGCTGGTTGTGATCGGAATTATCTGGTATATGCAAAAAGTGAAATCCGAAGGGCGCAGGCTGCTGCCCGTAGCTCTTTCTTTGGTGCTGGGCGGTGCGCTTGGCAATTTTATCGACCGGCTTGTTATGGGTGAGGTTGTTGATTTCCTTCAATTCAATTTCGGATCATACACCTTCCCAATCTTTAACATTGCGGACTCCTGTATTGTAATCGGTGTAGGGCTGATTCTCCTCGATACATTTATGGAGGGCAAGCGGGAGCAGGAAGCCCAGCAATCGTCTTCTTCGAGCACAAATCAAGAAGGACAATCCTAA
- a CDS encoding RluA family pseudouridine synthase, producing the protein MMEHNQYITDESRQPADELEERVQEWQMSEKQAKLRLDKFLAEELTGTASRSQIQLWITDAHILVNGKPVKSNYKLAADDHVVLTVPEVQPVEIVPENIKLEVSYEDSDVIVVNKPRGMVVHPAAGHPSGTLVNALMYHCQDLSGINGELRPGIVHRIDKDTSGLIMAAKNDQAHASLAAQLKEHSVTRRYLAVVHGNISHDQGTIDAPIGRDSQDRKLYVVTDKNSKHAVTHFSVVERLGDYNLVELKLETGRTHQIRVHMKYIGHPLVGDPVYGRSKGIKMNGQALHAAVLGFLHPRSGQYMEFTAPLPRDMEELLTALRSR; encoded by the coding sequence ATGATGGAGCATAACCAATATATTACAGATGAGAGCAGACAGCCCGCTGATGAGCTGGAGGAGCGCGTGCAGGAGTGGCAGATGTCGGAGAAGCAGGCCAAGCTGCGATTAGATAAATTTCTTGCCGAGGAGCTGACAGGCACGGCATCTCGTTCACAAATTCAGCTGTGGATTACGGATGCCCATATACTCGTCAACGGCAAGCCGGTGAAATCCAACTATAAGCTGGCAGCAGACGATCATGTGGTGCTTACGGTGCCTGAGGTGCAGCCGGTTGAAATTGTGCCGGAGAATATCAAGCTGGAGGTCAGCTATGAGGATTCAGATGTCATCGTGGTGAACAAGCCGCGCGGCATGGTTGTGCACCCGGCAGCGGGACATCCGTCGGGCACATTGGTCAATGCCCTGATGTATCACTGTCAGGATTTATCAGGCATCAATGGAGAGCTGAGACCCGGAATTGTTCACCGTATTGACAAGGACACCTCCGGCCTCATTATGGCGGCGAAGAATGATCAGGCACATGCTTCACTGGCTGCACAGCTGAAGGAGCACAGTGTGACCCGGCGCTATCTTGCTGTAGTCCACGGCAATATCAGCCATGATCAGGGCACGATTGATGCTCCGATTGGCAGAGATTCGCAAGACCGGAAGCTGTATGTAGTTACAGATAAGAACAGCAAGCATGCTGTAACCCACTTCTCTGTGGTGGAGCGGCTTGGTGACTACAATCTGGTGGAGCTCAAGCTCGAAACGGGCCGGACACATCAGATTCGTGTGCATATGAAATATATCGGACATCCATTGGTCGGTGATCCCGTATACGGGCGAAGCAAGGGCATTAAGATGAACGGACAGGCTCTGCATGCTGCGGTGCTTGGCTTCCTGCATCCCCGATCAGGGCAATATATGGAGTTTACGGCTCCGCTGCCCCGTGATATGGAAGAACTGTTAACGGCACTCCGGAGCCGCTAG
- a CDS encoding LL-diaminopimelate aminotransferase, with protein sequence MNIEQYQETYIQNNFADRIGGANYGKDTSIYKFEKIKRAKAAAKKAFPDVELIDMGVGEPDEMADRGIISKLAEEAAKPENRGYADNGIPEFKEAAVRYLSRVFNVEGLDAETEVLHSIGSKPALAMLPSAFINPGDVTIMTVPGYPVLGTHTKYLGGEVYTVELKKENGFLPDLTAIPEEIAKRAKLLYLNYPNNPTGASATVEFFTEVVAWARKFNVVVVHDAPYAALTYDGLKPLSFLSVPGAKDVGIELHSLSKSYNMTGWRIGFVAGNPLIVKAFGDVKDNNDSGQFIAIQKAAAWGLDHPEITEKIAEKYSRRHNMLVDALNGLGFKAEKPKGSFFLYVEAPKGIKGGARFASGEDFSQYLIREKLISTVPWDDAGSFVRFSVTFIANGIEDEKRVIEEIQKRLSDVEFEF encoded by the coding sequence ATGAATATTGAACAATATCAGGAAACATATATCCAGAATAACTTCGCTGACCGCATTGGCGGAGCAAATTACGGAAAAGACACATCCATCTATAAATTCGAGAAGATCAAGCGTGCCAAGGCAGCCGCCAAAAAAGCTTTCCCGGACGTAGAACTGATCGATATGGGCGTTGGTGAGCCGGATGAGATGGCAGACCGCGGCATTATCAGCAAGCTGGCTGAAGAAGCGGCGAAGCCAGAGAACCGGGGGTATGCCGACAACGGGATTCCTGAATTCAAAGAAGCTGCCGTTCGTTACCTGAGCCGAGTGTTTAATGTGGAAGGATTGGATGCGGAGACCGAGGTGCTGCACTCCATCGGCTCCAAGCCCGCTCTGGCGATGCTTCCTTCAGCTTTTATTAATCCGGGCGATGTCACAATTATGACGGTGCCGGGCTATCCGGTACTCGGAACACATACGAAGTACTTGGGCGGAGAGGTTTACACGGTAGAGCTGAAGAAGGAGAACGGCTTCCTTCCGGACCTGACTGCAATTCCTGAAGAGATTGCGAAGCGCGCGAAGCTGCTGTACCTGAACTATCCCAATAACCCAACCGGTGCCAGCGCTACCGTTGAGTTCTTCACAGAGGTAGTGGCGTGGGCCCGTAAGTTCAATGTCGTTGTCGTTCATGACGCACCTTACGCAGCACTGACCTATGACGGCTTGAAGCCACTGAGCTTTCTGTCTGTTCCGGGAGCGAAGGATGTAGGGATCGAGCTTCACTCCCTGTCCAAATCCTACAACATGACCGGCTGGCGGATCGGATTCGTCGCTGGGAACCCGCTTATTGTGAAGGCTTTTGGTGATGTGAAGGATAACAACGATTCAGGGCAATTTATCGCCATTCAAAAGGCGGCAGCGTGGGGGCTGGACCATCCGGAGATTACCGAGAAAATCGCCGAGAAATATTCCCGCCGCCACAATATGCTGGTAGATGCTTTGAATGGGCTTGGGTTCAAGGCGGAGAAGCCGAAGGGCTCCTTCTTCCTGTATGTTGAAGCACCGAAAGGCATCAAGGGCGGCGCCCGCTTTGCCTCCGGTGAGGATTTCTCCCAGTACCTGATTCGCGAGAAGCTGATCTCCACGGTGCCTTGGGATGATGCTGGAAGCTTCGTGCGTTTCTCCGTGACCTTCATTGCGAACGGCATTGAAGATGAGAAGCGGGTCATTGAGGAAATCCAGAAGCGTCTGAGTGATGTGGAGTTTGAATTTTAA
- the pyrR gene encoding bifunctional pyr operon transcriptional regulator/uracil phosphoribosyltransferase PyrR, which translates to MSSEQHVIMDETAIRRALTRIAHEILEKNKGIEDCVLIGIRTRGVFLAKRIAERIEEIEGTPIPWGEIDVTSYRDDRDGTTPKPCEEVLMSSSEEKINVHDKKVILFDDVLYTGRTIRAALDALMDCGRPRMIQLAVLADRGHRELPIRPDYIGKNVPTSKHEEITAALQEYDGKDEVTISQREER; encoded by the coding sequence ATGAGCAGTGAGCAGCATGTGATTATGGATGAAACGGCAATCCGCCGCGCCCTGACAAGAATTGCGCATGAGATCCTGGAGAAGAACAAGGGCATTGAAGACTGCGTTCTGATCGGTATTCGGACCCGAGGTGTATTTTTGGCCAAGCGGATTGCAGAACGAATTGAAGAGATTGAAGGTACGCCGATACCTTGGGGTGAGATTGATGTAACCTCTTATCGGGATGACCGGGACGGAACGACACCGAAGCCGTGTGAGGAAGTGCTGATGTCATCATCGGAAGAGAAGATTAATGTCCACGACAAAAAAGTCATTCTGTTCGATGACGTGCTCTATACCGGCCGCACGATCCGGGCCGCGCTGGACGCGCTGATGGACTGCGGGCGGCCGCGGATGATTCAATTGGCTGTTCTTGCAGATCGCGGTCACCGCGAGCTGCCGATCCGGCCGGACTACATCGGCAAGAATGTGCCGACCTCCAAGCACGAAGAAATTACGGCAGCGCTTCAGGAGTATGACGGCAAGGACGAGGTCACCATCTCACAGAGAGAGGAACGATAA
- a CDS encoding aspartate carbamoyltransferase catalytic subunit, with protein MSTATAIQERSLLGLKHLSREDILAILDRASYWEQQSEKLVPILNKKFAVNMFFENSTRTRFSFEMAQKRLGVQVMNFTAAASSVEKGESIYDTVRTLESMGVDAGVVRLKPSGVLQELAQRVRIPLINAGDGNNEHPTQALLDLYTMRKVFGELQGLTVSIIGDIKHSRVARSNLWALQKLGAKVQFCAPSVMSAPELAEHAPYVSMEEALKADVVMMLRVQLERHSGGLFQSSEEYREQYGLTEERAASLLGHTIIMHPAPVNRNVEIDDAVVECDRSYIFRQMAHGVPVRMAVMERAMRD; from the coding sequence ATGAGTACCGCAACCGCGATCCAGGAGCGCAGCCTGCTGGGATTAAAGCATCTGAGCCGCGAGGACATTCTGGCGATTCTTGACCGGGCCTCATATTGGGAGCAGCAAAGCGAGAAGCTGGTGCCGATTCTGAACAAAAAGTTTGCTGTCAACATGTTTTTTGAGAACAGTACAAGAACGAGATTTTCTTTTGAAATGGCGCAGAAGAGGCTGGGTGTTCAGGTGATGAACTTCACCGCAGCGGCCTCCAGTGTCGAGAAGGGTGAATCCATTTACGATACAGTACGCACGCTGGAGTCCATGGGCGTGGATGCAGGTGTGGTCAGACTGAAGCCGTCCGGCGTGCTGCAGGAGCTGGCGCAGCGAGTGAGGATTCCACTGATTAATGCGGGAGACGGAAACAACGAGCATCCGACGCAGGCGCTGCTGGATTTATACACGATGCGCAAAGTGTTTGGCGAGCTGCAGGGCTTGACGGTGTCCATTATCGGAGATATTAAGCATAGCCGGGTCGCCAGATCCAATCTCTGGGCACTACAGAAGCTCGGAGCGAAGGTGCAGTTCTGCGCCCCGTCCGTGATGTCGGCTCCGGAGCTTGCCGAGCATGCTCCTTATGTAAGTATGGAAGAAGCCTTGAAGGCGGATGTCGTCATGATGCTGCGAGTGCAGCTGGAGCGGCATAGCGGCGGATTGTTTCAGTCCAGTGAGGAATACCGCGAGCAATACGGTCTAACCGAGGAACGGGCAGCCTCCTTATTGGGACATACCATTATTATGCATCCGGCTCCAGTTAACCGGAACGTGGAAATCGACGATGCCGTTGTTGAATGTGACCGCTCTTACATCTTCAGACAGATGGCACACGGCGTGCCAGTACGCATGGCGGTCATGGAACGGGCGATGAGGGATTAG
- a CDS encoding dihydroorotase, with product MLQIIKNAKVINEEGQLQLQHIVIENGQIQAMMNGDQELPQQGEQAEIVDAAGRLVAPGFIDMHVHLREPGFEHKETIESGSRSAVKGGFTTIACMPNTKPVTDTAETVSLILEKAKQAGLAKVLPYAAITVNELGRELTDFEALKEAGAIGFTDDGVGVQNAQMMKNAMKKAVSLGMPVIAHCEDDSLVKGACVTEGAFAERHGLKGIPNESEAIHVGRDILLAEATGVHYHVCHVSTEQSVRLIRQAKAIGIKVTAEVCPHHLVLSDEDIPGLDANWKMNPPLRSPRDVQACIEGLLDGTIDMIVTDHAPHSEEEKAKGMELAPFGIVGFETAFPLLYTKFVETGQWTLEFLIQRMTSDPARVFGLNSGVLKPGAPADITMIDLDLEQAVDPAAFATKGRNTPFTGWKLKGWPVMTWVDGELKYS from the coding sequence GTGCTACAAATAATTAAGAACGCCAAGGTGATCAACGAAGAGGGACAGCTTCAGCTCCAGCACATTGTAATCGAGAACGGACAAATTCAAGCCATGATGAACGGCGATCAAGAGCTTCCCCAGCAGGGTGAGCAGGCTGAAATCGTGGATGCAGCAGGAAGGCTGGTAGCCCCGGGATTCATTGATATGCATGTTCACTTGAGAGAGCCGGGCTTTGAGCATAAGGAAACGATTGAAAGCGGCAGTCGTTCCGCTGTGAAAGGCGGCTTTACGACAATTGCCTGCATGCCGAACACCAAGCCGGTTACGGATACGGCGGAGACGGTATCCCTCATTCTGGAGAAGGCGAAGCAAGCTGGGCTTGCCAAGGTGCTGCCTTACGCCGCCATTACAGTCAACGAGCTGGGCCGGGAGCTTACCGATTTTGAAGCGTTGAAGGAAGCGGGAGCGATCGGCTTTACGGATGACGGCGTGGGTGTGCAGAACGCACAGATGATGAAGAACGCGATGAAAAAGGCGGTGTCTCTGGGCATGCCGGTTATCGCACACTGCGAAGACGACTCGCTCGTCAAGGGTGCATGTGTGACCGAAGGGGCTTTTGCAGAGCGCCACGGACTGAAAGGAATTCCGAACGAATCGGAAGCGATTCATGTCGGCCGTGATATTTTGCTCGCAGAAGCGACAGGAGTACACTACCATGTGTGCCATGTCAGCACAGAGCAGTCGGTTCGCCTGATCCGCCAGGCCAAGGCTATTGGAATCAAGGTAACCGCAGAGGTATGTCCGCATCATCTGGTGTTGTCCGATGAGGACATTCCCGGGCTGGACGCCAACTGGAAGATGAACCCGCCGCTGAGATCGCCGCGGGATGTACAGGCATGCATTGAGGGCCTGCTGGACGGTACCATTGACATGATTGTGACCGACCATGCTCCTCATAGTGAAGAGGAGAAGGCGAAAGGGATGGAGCTGGCTCCATTTGGAATCGTCGGGTTTGAAACCGCGTTTCCGCTGCTGTACACCAAGTTCGTCGAAACCGGTCAATGGACCCTGGAGTTTCTCATTCAGCGAATGACCAGTGATCCTGCACGCGTATTCGGCTTGAACAGCGGAGTGCTGAAGCCGGGGGCACCTGCAGACATCACGATGATTGATCTGGATCTGGAGCAGGCGGTTGACCCTGCAGCCTTTGCAACCAAGGGCCGCAACACCCCGTTTACAGGCTGGAAGCTCAAGGGCTGGCCGGTAATGACTTGGGTGGATGGAGAGCTGAAATACTCATAA
- the carA gene encoding glutamine-hydrolyzing carbamoyl-phosphate synthase small subunit — protein sequence MQAQARLLLEDGTLFNGKSFGADAEMTGEVVFNTGITGYQEVLSDPSYCGQIVTMTYPLIGNYGITRDDFESIRPFVHGFVVRRHEPVPSNWRAEYSVDSLLKEYGIPGISGIDTRMLTRIIRHHGTMKGILTTSSKSVEELMEMMADTSIPQLRNQVARTSTPQMFTSPGQKERIVLVDFGAKSGILRELTARGCDVIVVPHDTTADEIRRLHPDGIQLSNGPGDPKDVPYAVDMIKELLGEYPIFGICLGHQLFALASGADTEKLKFGHRGGNHPVKELATDRCYITSQNHGYTVKEDSVASTDLEVTHINNNDKTVEGLKHKKYPAFSVQYHPEAAPGPHDSSYLFDDFLEMIRQHKTNEIRKPRQAELAAAVKGAR from the coding sequence ATGCAGGCACAGGCTAGATTGTTACTGGAGGATGGAACGCTGTTCAACGGCAAATCCTTCGGCGCAGATGCTGAAATGACTGGCGAAGTCGTATTTAACACAGGGATTACCGGATATCAGGAGGTGCTTTCCGACCCGTCCTACTGCGGTCAGATCGTGACCATGACGTATCCTTTGATTGGCAACTACGGGATTACACGGGATGACTTTGAAAGCATCCGTCCTTTTGTACACGGCTTTGTCGTCCGCCGGCATGAGCCTGTTCCAAGCAACTGGCGTGCAGAATACAGCGTGGACAGCCTGCTTAAAGAGTATGGTATCCCCGGCATCAGCGGCATTGACACCCGTATGCTGACCCGAATTATCCGCCACCATGGTACGATGAAGGGAATTCTGACCACGTCAAGCAAATCAGTCGAAGAGCTGATGGAGATGATGGCAGACACGTCGATTCCACAGCTGCGCAACCAGGTTGCGCGTACTTCAACTCCGCAAATGTTCACCAGCCCGGGTCAAAAAGAACGGATCGTTCTGGTTGACTTCGGCGCAAAAAGCGGCATTCTGCGTGAGCTGACTGCCCGCGGCTGTGACGTGATCGTGGTTCCGCATGATACCACGGCTGATGAAATCCGCCGCCTTCATCCGGACGGCATCCAGCTGTCCAACGGTCCTGGGGACCCGAAAGATGTTCCATATGCCGTGGATATGATTAAGGAATTGCTCGGAGAATACCCGATCTTCGGCATCTGCCTGGGTCACCAGCTATTCGCGCTGGCTTCCGGTGCAGACACCGAGAAGCTGAAGTTCGGCCATCGCGGCGGCAACCATCCGGTGAAAGAACTGGCGACAGACCGCTGCTACATCACTTCGCAGAACCATGGCTACACAGTGAAAGAGGATTCTGTGGCAAGCACTGATCTTGAAGTAACTCATATCAACAACAATGACAAAACCGTAGAAGGCCTGAAGCATAAGAAGTATCCGGCATTCTCCGTACAGTATCATCCGGAAGCTGCGCCAGGTCCTCATGACAGCAGCTACCTCTTCGATGATTTCCTGGAAATGATTCGTCAGCATAAAACCAATGAAATTCGCAAGCCGCGCCAGGCGGAACTCGCTGCAGCCGTGAAAGGAGCTCGCTAA